The Herbaspirillum sp. RTI4 genome has a segment encoding these proteins:
- a CDS encoding aromatic ring-hydroxylating oxygenase subunit alpha: MSIPINNYIDPAIFDEELEKVFSRQMFIAHQNDIPAADDYYSFRAGKRSYTLRNIGAQNRLLDNVCRHRFNLIDPPGFGNRKFRCGYHGWTYDADGGASFIPLRNTFKNLPDDIRLTSAPHEDIHGFQFLMQADPARRQTVARLLTQMGTPAGGHFFRGEIRHQCNWKLIVENVLDSYHVSFVHASTFSKAGYSSTGRVEPVPLNSEYDTAVTHYPDEASAKQMLRIVRNITPAYRHLHIFPNLFLSIGSELVYYVANVMPVSTNESVLHYRLYPTEKMLALTPGLRDSFMQSAIDLTAQTLEEDRLMLESNQIGLLSAQGAYTLCENELRIRHFHDAYRRFL; this comes from the coding sequence ATGTCCATCCCGATTAACAATTACATTGATCCAGCCATATTCGACGAAGAACTGGAAAAAGTTTTTTCGAGACAGATGTTTATCGCTCATCAAAACGATATCCCGGCAGCCGACGACTATTACAGTTTCCGTGCAGGGAAACGCAGCTACACGCTGCGCAATATCGGCGCGCAAAATCGTTTGCTGGACAATGTCTGCCGACACCGATTCAATCTGATCGACCCGCCGGGATTCGGCAACCGGAAATTCCGCTGCGGCTACCACGGCTGGACTTACGATGCCGATGGTGGCGCATCGTTCATCCCTTTGCGCAACACCTTCAAGAATCTGCCCGACGATATCCGTCTCACATCTGCGCCGCACGAAGACATTCACGGCTTCCAGTTCCTCATGCAAGCCGATCCTGCTCGTCGTCAGACTGTCGCCAGACTGCTCACGCAAATGGGAACGCCCGCAGGCGGTCATTTTTTCCGTGGCGAAATCCGTCATCAATGCAACTGGAAACTGATCGTTGAAAACGTACTGGATTCCTATCATGTCTCCTTTGTGCATGCATCCACCTTCAGCAAGGCCGGTTACTCTTCCACCGGTCGCGTCGAACCAGTGCCGCTCAACAGTGAATACGACACTGCGGTAACCCACTATCCCGATGAAGCGAGCGCAAAGCAAATGCTGCGCATCGTTCGCAACATCACACCGGCATATCGGCATCTGCATATCTTTCCCAATTTATTTCTCAGCATCGGTAGCGAACTAGTGTATTACGTCGCCAACGTCATGCCGGTCAGCACAAACGAAAGTGTCCTGCATTACCGTCTTTACCCAACCGAAAAAATGCTGGCACTCACTCCCGGCCTGCGCGACTCGTTCATGCAAAGTGCCATTGATCTGACCGCACAAACACTGGAAGAAGACCGCCTGATGCTGGAATCCAATCAGATCGGCCTGCTCTCCGCGCAAGGTGCTTATACGCTTTGTGAAAACGAATTGCGCATCCGTCATTTTCACGACGCTTACCGGCGCTTTCTATGA
- a CDS encoding SDR family oxidoreductase: MNCQNKTVLVTGATSGIGHACVERFIAAGAHVVAVGRNPERLAELSASYGAQCTVISYDLGDPDKLTELVSQLPALDGLVMSAGITKSNPIKFFNRKVFDETLAINLITPVVLAVEITNAKKLRNNGSIVFLSSTNGTAGGVKGSLAYATTKAALVGASKVLAAELSGKGIRVNCVAPATISSEMVLNYFSQLSEEAMQADMQKYPLGKRYGKPSEVADLIAYLISDSSSFITGQTITIDGGRSL; this comes from the coding sequence ATGAACTGTCAAAATAAAACCGTACTGGTAACCGGTGCCACCTCCGGCATCGGCCATGCCTGCGTCGAGCGATTCATCGCTGCTGGTGCGCATGTTGTTGCCGTTGGCCGCAATCCAGAGCGTCTGGCCGAATTAAGTGCCTCCTACGGCGCGCAATGCACCGTCATTTCTTACGACCTCGGCGATCCAGACAAATTAACCGAGCTGGTGTCCCAACTGCCGGCATTGGACGGACTTGTCATGTCCGCCGGCATCACCAAAAGTAATCCCATCAAATTTTTTAACCGTAAAGTATTCGATGAAACGCTGGCGATTAATCTGATCACACCCGTCGTGTTGGCCGTGGAAATCACGAATGCGAAAAAATTAAGGAATAACGGTTCCATCGTTTTTCTTTCTTCAACGAACGGTACTGCCGGCGGCGTCAAAGGCAGTCTGGCTTACGCAACGACCAAGGCGGCGCTTGTCGGCGCATCAAAAGTATTGGCGGCAGAACTGAGCGGCAAGGGTATTCGGGTCAACTGCGTCGCACCGGCAACGATTTCGTCGGAGATGGTGCTGAATTATTTTTCCCAATTATCGGAAGAAGCCATGCAGGCCGACATGCAAAAATATCCTTTAGGTAAACGCTACGGAAAACCATCCGAAGTGGCCGACCTGATCGCCTATCTGATCTCTGACAGCAGTAGTTTCATTACCGGGCAAACGATCACCATCGATGGTGGTCGCAGCCTGTGA
- a CDS encoding ketoacyl-ACP synthase III, producing the protein MYSIAGVAIRGIAAVVPKGIERTENYEILTPEERTRFAKITGIEERRVANAAQCASDLCAFATEDLLKGLEWQKQDVGMMVLITQSPDYPVPATSIVLQNKLGLNQSCICFDVNLGCSAYPYGLAIVSGLMKSLGIKRALLLVGDVSTKSCAYTDKGSWPLFSDAGTATALELSDADAPMQFHLMNDGAGYGAIIVPSGYGASRVPITQELLEPVPQADGTTRHAMQLVLQGADIFNFAIREAPLSINTLLTTAGVPIGDVDYVVLHQANKLINDTVRMKIGAPKERALSTLKQYGNSSSASIPLTLCAHGGQLQDAPLVLLSGFGVGLSWGSALVKLPEKCFFSLNETDQAFGQ; encoded by the coding sequence ATGTACAGTATTGCGGGTGTAGCCATACGCGGCATCGCGGCAGTCGTCCCTAAAGGGATTGAGCGCACGGAGAATTACGAAATTCTGACCCCAGAGGAAAGAACGCGCTTTGCCAAAATTACCGGCATCGAAGAACGCCGCGTCGCCAATGCCGCGCAATGCGCGTCCGACTTGTGCGCCTTTGCGACTGAAGACCTGTTGAAGGGGCTTGAATGGCAAAAGCAGGATGTCGGAATGATGGTTCTGATTACGCAATCTCCCGACTATCCGGTGCCAGCCACCAGCATCGTGCTGCAAAATAAACTGGGCTTGAACCAGAGCTGCATTTGTTTCGACGTGAATCTGGGTTGCTCCGCCTATCCGTATGGATTGGCCATCGTGAGCGGCCTGATGAAGTCGCTCGGTATCAAACGCGCGCTGTTGCTCGTCGGTGATGTTTCCACCAAAAGCTGCGCGTATACCGACAAGGGGTCATGGCCGCTGTTCAGCGATGCCGGCACCGCCACTGCGCTGGAACTGAGCGACGCCGATGCGCCCATGCAATTCCACTTGATGAACGACGGTGCCGGTTATGGCGCGATCATTGTGCCGTCGGGCTATGGCGCCTCGCGTGTTCCTATCACCCAAGAACTGCTGGAGCCTGTGCCGCAAGCCGATGGCACGACACGCCATGCCATGCAACTGGTTTTGCAAGGCGCGGACATTTTTAATTTCGCCATTCGTGAAGCACCGCTGTCGATCAACACCTTGCTCACCACTGCCGGCGTGCCGATAGGGGATGTCGATTACGTCGTCCTGCATCAAGCGAACAAACTCATCAACGATACGGTCAGGATGAAGATAGGCGCACCGAAGGAACGTGCGCTATCGACACTGAAACAGTACGGCAACAGCAGCTCCGCATCGATTCCCTTGACGCTGTGCGCGCATGGCGGACAGTTGCAGGACGCGCCATTGGTCCTGTTGTCCGGCTTCGGCGTCGGCCTGTCCTGGGGTAGTGCGCTGGTAAAACTGCCGGAGAAATGTTTCTTTTCGCTGAACGAAACTGACCAGGCGTTTGGACAATGA
- a CDS encoding NeuD/PglB/VioB family sugar acetyltransferase, translated as MTSSTSAPQLIIIGAGGFGYELRGLIRLHGMPFEVIGFLDNAKTGPDILGPIDGHQPRSDAFYIAAIGDSTLRFSLSDPLEKAGARFANLISPLAVLDSALSPESGIALIGNSGISNNVSIGAHTRIHGMNVIGHDTRIGKYCAINAFAFVGGEVEIGSFVTIHPHATILPRIKIGDGAIIGAGSVVIKDVEAHTTVFGNPAKVIERRQA; from the coding sequence ATGACTAGCTCCACCTCCGCTCCACAGCTGATCATCATCGGTGCCGGCGGCTTCGGTTATGAATTACGTGGATTGATACGTCTGCACGGTATGCCATTCGAGGTCATTGGTTTTCTGGACAACGCCAAAACCGGACCAGACATTCTCGGCCCCATCGATGGCCACCAGCCACGTTCCGATGCTTTTTACATCGCAGCGATTGGCGATTCCACATTGCGCTTTTCTCTGAGCGACCCGCTAGAAAAAGCAGGCGCTCGCTTTGCCAATCTGATCTCTCCTTTAGCTGTTCTCGATTCGGCGCTATCGCCCGAAAGCGGTATCGCACTGATCGGCAACAGCGGCATTTCAAACAACGTCAGTATCGGCGCGCACACTCGAATCCACGGCATGAACGTGATTGGCCACGATACGCGCATAGGAAAATACTGCGCTATCAACGCTTTTGCTTTCGTTGGCGGCGAAGTGGAAATCGGTTCCTTTGTCACCATTCACCCGCATGCCACGATTTTGCCGCGCATCAAAATCGGCGATGGAGCGATCATCGGTGCTGGCAGCGTGGTCATCAAGGATGTCGAAGCCCACACCACCGTGTTTGGCAATCCGGCCAAGGTCATCGAACGGCGGCAAGCATGA
- a CDS encoding ketoacyl-ACP synthase III, with amino-acid sequence MNTAYLRAITVCLPAAIESNDDLALKYPDWNPRRIEAKTGIYRRHIAAADELTSSLAIGAAQALFAQHAIRPEDIDHLIVCTQTPDHLIPSTSCKVQHALGLPTSCAAFDINMGCSGFVYGLHVARALVASQVATNVLLINADTYSKLLLEEDLSTRALFGDGATASLISAQPGGAAIGAIELGTDGAGYADFIAHNSAMAHDADKARQIHMDGPAIFNFTIERIPAALDAFLAAQQLQKSDIAYFVFHQANAYMLEHLRKKMGIDAARFPVILEDIGNTVSASIPTVLAGLMPTLKQGDRLLLVGFGVGLSWGISLLTWDI; translated from the coding sequence ATGAATACGGCTTACCTCCGCGCCATCACAGTCTGTTTGCCCGCTGCAATAGAGAGCAACGACGATCTGGCACTGAAATATCCTGACTGGAATCCGCGCCGCATCGAAGCCAAAACCGGCATCTATCGTCGCCATATCGCCGCTGCGGACGAACTGACTTCGTCCCTGGCTATCGGCGCCGCACAGGCGCTGTTTGCGCAGCACGCCATTCGTCCCGAAGATATCGACCATCTGATCGTTTGCACGCAAACCCCTGATCACCTGATTCCGTCGACATCGTGCAAAGTGCAGCACGCGCTTGGATTGCCGACCAGCTGCGCAGCATTCGACATCAACATGGGCTGCTCCGGCTTTGTCTACGGTCTGCATGTCGCACGCGCACTGGTGGCCTCGCAAGTGGCGACCAATGTACTGCTGATTAATGCCGATACCTACTCCAAGCTGCTGCTGGAAGAGGATTTATCTACCCGCGCACTATTCGGTGATGGCGCGACCGCATCACTGATTTCAGCGCAACCCGGCGGCGCGGCCATCGGCGCAATCGAGTTAGGGACGGATGGTGCAGGCTATGCCGATTTCATCGCGCATAACTCGGCCATGGCACACGATGCCGACAAAGCGCGCCAGATTCATATGGACGGCCCGGCCATATTCAATTTCACAATCGAACGTATTCCGGCTGCGCTAGATGCCTTTCTGGCCGCACAGCAATTACAGAAATCGGATATTGCGTATTTTGTATTTCATCAGGCCAATGCATATATGTTGGAGCACTTGCGCAAAAAAATGGGCATCGATGCCGCGCGGTTTCCGGTTATTCTGGAAGATATCGGCAATACTGTCTCAGCTTCGATCCCAACGGTGCTGGCTGGCTTGATGCCGACGCTAAAACAGGGCGATCGTTTGTTACTTGTTGGTTTCGGTGTTGGCTTGTCGTGGGGCATTTCCCTTCTTACGTGGGATATTTAA
- a CDS encoding DegT/DnrJ/EryC1/StrS family aminotransferase, producing MMNTHLPIYLYEQFFDQAETDAVALCMSRERFNDNIEINEFQAGFSQKIGVPHSIAVANGSCALHLTMLTAGITAGDEVIVPSLTFVATANAVSYTGAQAIFADVNPDTWQMGAAEVEPLITSRTKAIIAVHLYGHACPLRELQELAERHHLLLIEDCAEALGTTYAGEQVGIHADAAIFSFYKNKTITTGEGGMVITRHANWHEHIVKLKSHGMPLDRRFWYEMVGYNYRMTNVSAAIGIAQLAKLDQFIARKRNIRDQYQKELRNLPIVFQAEVPDSASACWLISMTLSSESVRDALAQFLLDRQIQSRPVFLPVQRFPMYADATWPTPAADRIAECGLSLPSWPGLSDPQIDIITNAIQLFFAETPT from the coding sequence ATGATGAATACGCACCTGCCGATTTACCTTTACGAACAATTTTTCGATCAAGCAGAAACGGATGCGGTCGCTCTCTGTATGTCCAGAGAGCGGTTCAATGACAACATCGAAATCAATGAATTCCAGGCCGGCTTCTCCCAAAAAATTGGCGTGCCGCATTCCATCGCCGTTGCCAACGGCAGCTGTGCTTTGCATCTCACGATGCTCACTGCCGGCATCACCGCAGGGGATGAGGTCATTGTTCCCTCACTGACTTTTGTCGCCACCGCCAATGCCGTGAGCTATACCGGCGCGCAAGCAATTTTTGCCGACGTCAATCCTGACACCTGGCAAATGGGTGCCGCAGAAGTCGAGCCACTGATTACATCACGTACCAAAGCCATCATTGCCGTGCATTTATATGGGCATGCCTGCCCCCTGCGCGAGCTGCAGGAGTTGGCCGAACGCCACCATTTATTATTGATTGAAGATTGCGCGGAAGCACTTGGCACTACTTATGCAGGTGAGCAGGTTGGCATCCATGCCGATGCCGCCATTTTCAGTTTTTATAAAAACAAAACTATCACCACTGGCGAAGGCGGCATGGTCATCACCCGCCATGCCAATTGGCATGAACACATCGTCAAACTGAAAAGTCATGGCATGCCCTTGGATCGCCGCTTCTGGTATGAAATGGTCGGCTACAACTATCGGATGACCAATGTATCGGCCGCCATCGGTATCGCTCAGTTGGCAAAACTGGATCAATTCATTGCCCGCAAACGCAATATCCGAGATCAATATCAAAAGGAACTCCGTAATTTGCCGATTGTTTTCCAGGCCGAAGTTCCGGACAGCGCCAGCGCCTGCTGGCTGATCTCCATGACTTTATCCAGCGAATCGGTTCGTGATGCCTTGGCGCAATTTCTTCTCGACAGGCAGATCCAATCGCGGCCAGTCTTTTTGCCGGTGCAACGCTTCCCTATGTATGCGGATGCGACATGGCCTACTCCAGCCGCAGACCGCATCGCCGAGTGTGGATTGTCATTGCCCAGCTGGCCTGGCTTGAGTGATCCGCAAATCGACATCATCACCAATGCGATCCAGCTTTTTTTTGCTGAAACGCCTACCTGA
- the glmU gene encoding bifunctional UDP-N-acetylglucosamine diphosphorylase/glucosamine-1-phosphate N-acetyltransferase GlmU codes for MNIVILAAGMGKRMQSALPKVLHPLAGKPLLEHVIDTARTLAPTSLCVVYGHGGDTVPARFTSPDLQFALQEPQLGTGHAVLQAMPHATDDVPTLILYGDVPLTTSATLQRLLDCAGKDKLGILTVTLDQPDGYGRIVREDGKIVAIVEHKDATATQRSIHEVNTGIIVAPTRQLKQWLATLSNNNVQGEYYLTDIIAKAVADGMEIVSAQPDTVAETLGVNSKVQLAELERVHQHRVAHALLEQGVTLLDPARLDVRGTLRCGKDVSIDVNCVFEGEVELADGVSIGAHCVIANARIGQNTVIKPFSHIQDASVGASAQIGPYARLRPGTVLEDAVHIGNFVEIKNSRIAAGSKANHLAYIGDATIGERVNIGAGVITCNYDGVNKSRTEIEDDAFIGSDTQLIAPVRVGKGATIGAGTTLTRDAPAGTLTLSRAKQMSLPNWVRPVKIKKPE; via the coding sequence ATGAACATCGTCATCCTCGCCGCCGGCATGGGCAAACGCATGCAATCCGCGCTGCCCAAGGTTTTGCACCCTCTCGCAGGAAAGCCCCTGCTGGAGCACGTCATCGATACAGCACGCACACTTGCACCGACCTCATTGTGCGTAGTGTACGGCCATGGCGGCGACACAGTGCCGGCACGCTTCACCTCACCTGATCTGCAATTTGCGCTGCAAGAACCGCAACTAGGCACTGGCCACGCCGTTCTGCAAGCCATGCCACACGCAACCGATGATGTCCCGACGCTGATCCTGTACGGCGATGTTCCGCTCACCACCAGTGCCACATTGCAACGTCTGCTGGATTGCGCGGGCAAAGACAAGCTCGGCATCCTGACCGTCACACTCGATCAGCCCGACGGCTACGGCCGCATCGTACGGGAAGACGGCAAGATCGTCGCTATTGTGGAGCACAAGGATGCGACTGCAACGCAGCGATCCATTCACGAAGTCAACACCGGCATCATCGTTGCGCCCACCAGGCAACTCAAGCAATGGCTGGCAACGCTGTCGAACAACAATGTGCAAGGCGAATACTATTTAACTGACATCATCGCCAAAGCCGTTGCCGACGGCATGGAAATTGTTTCAGCGCAACCTGACACGGTCGCTGAAACTCTTGGCGTCAACAGCAAGGTACAACTAGCCGAGCTGGAGCGCGTGCACCAGCATCGTGTCGCTCATGCCCTGCTGGAACAAGGAGTAACGCTACTCGACCCGGCGCGACTGGATGTGCGCGGCACTTTGCGCTGCGGCAAGGATGTCAGCATTGATGTCAATTGCGTCTTTGAAGGGGAGGTCGAACTGGCGGATGGCGTTAGCATCGGCGCTCACTGCGTCATTGCCAACGCACGCATCGGACAAAACACCGTCATCAAGCCCTTCAGCCATATTCAGGATGCCAGCGTCGGCGCCTCTGCCCAGATCGGGCCGTATGCGCGCTTGCGTCCGGGTACCGTGCTGGAAGATGCTGTTCATATCGGCAACTTCGTCGAGATCAAAAATAGCCGGATCGCCGCTGGGAGCAAGGCTAATCACCTTGCCTATATCGGCGACGCGACTATCGGCGAGCGTGTCAATATCGGCGCGGGTGTCATCACCTGCAACTACGATGGCGTCAACAAATCGCGTACCGAAATCGAAGACGATGCCTTCATCGGCAGCGACACACAACTGATCGCACCGGTGCGTGTCGGCAAAGGGGCGACGATAGGCGCAGGAACGACCCTGACACGCGATGCGCCAGCCGGAACGCTGACACTTTCGCGCGCAAAACAAATGTCACTACCGAACTGGGTGCGGCCGGTGAAGATCAAGAAGCCGGAATAA
- a CDS encoding Lrp/AsnC family transcriptional regulator, with protein MTFPLDDLDRRILNALQDNAGQTNQQLAEQVHASPPTCLRRVKRLTDAGVIARQVALVTPEMVGAALTAIVEITLDHQGAERQQEFEAVVAHEAAVLQCYRVSPGPDFVVIVQVADMPAYHALAHRLFATQKNVRNVRSYFSIYRSKFETRITV; from the coding sequence ATGACATTCCCTCTGGACGATTTGGATCGACGTATTCTGAACGCCTTGCAAGACAATGCCGGGCAGACCAATCAGCAACTGGCTGAGCAGGTGCATGCCTCGCCACCGACCTGTTTGCGGCGGGTCAAGCGATTGACCGATGCCGGGGTCATCGCGCGGCAGGTGGCGCTGGTGACGCCGGAAATGGTCGGTGCGGCACTGACCGCGATTGTGGAAATTACGCTGGACCATCAGGGTGCCGAGCGGCAGCAGGAGTTTGAAGCGGTGGTCGCGCATGAAGCGGCGGTCTTGCAGTGTTATCGCGTATCGCCGGGACCGGACTTTGTGGTGATCGTGCAGGTGGCCGACATGCCTGCTTATCACGCGCTGGCACACCGATTGTTTGCCACGCAAAAAAACGTGCGCAATGTGCGCAGCTATTTCAGCATTTATCGCAGCAAATTTGAAACGCGCATTACGGTGTAA
- the glmS gene encoding glutamine--fructose-6-phosphate transaminase (isomerizing), with translation MCGIVGAVAQQNVTPILLEGLKRLEYRGYDSCGIALYVDGKLERSRSTSRVADLQQQVANSHLAGFTGIGHTRWATHGAPATHNAHPHFSRNRIALVHNGIIENHEELRAELQAAGYVFESQTDTEVIAHLVNHLYNGDLFETVQQALKRLTGAYAIAVFCVDEPHRVVAARFGSPLIVGVGEGQNFVASDAMALAGTTDRIIYLEEGDVVDLQLQRYWIVDINGKPVEREVRTVQAHTNAAELGPYQHYMQKEIFEQPRAIADTLEGVAGIMPELFGDRAAGVFKQIDSVLILACGTSYYAGLTAKYWLESIAKLPVNVEIASEYRYRDSVPNPATLVVTITQSGETADTLAALKHARSLGMEHTLTVCNVASSAMVRECALAYITRAGVEIGVASTKAFTTQLVGLFLLTLALAQSKGRLSDTEEAAHLKALRHLPAALQSVLALEPQIAAWASVFARKENALFLGRGLHYPIALEGALKLKEITYIHAEAYAAGELKHGPLALVTHEMPVVVIAPNDALIEKLKSNMQEVRARSGELYVFADGDSCLVSSEGVHVIRLPEHYGVLSPILHVVPLQLLAYHTALARGTDVDKPRNLAKSVTVE, from the coding sequence ATGTGCGGCATCGTCGGCGCAGTAGCGCAACAAAACGTCACTCCCATCCTGCTGGAAGGTCTCAAGCGGCTTGAATATCGCGGCTACGACTCTTGCGGCATTGCCCTGTATGTCGATGGAAAACTGGAACGCTCTCGCAGTACTTCGCGCGTGGCCGACCTGCAACAACAAGTAGCCAACTCCCATCTGGCTGGATTTACCGGCATCGGCCACACACGCTGGGCTACGCATGGCGCACCCGCCACCCACAACGCTCACCCGCATTTTTCACGCAACCGTATCGCTCTGGTGCATAACGGCATCATCGAAAACCACGAAGAATTGCGCGCCGAACTGCAAGCGGCTGGTTATGTGTTCGAAAGCCAGACCGATACCGAAGTCATCGCGCATCTGGTTAACCATCTCTATAACGGCGATCTGTTTGAAACCGTGCAACAAGCGCTCAAACGCCTCACCGGCGCGTATGCGATTGCCGTATTTTGTGTTGATGAACCGCACCGTGTCGTGGCGGCCCGCTTCGGCTCGCCCCTGATTGTCGGCGTCGGCGAAGGGCAGAATTTTGTCGCTTCCGATGCCATGGCACTGGCCGGCACCACCGACCGCATCATTTATCTGGAAGAAGGCGACGTCGTCGATTTGCAATTGCAGCGCTACTGGATCGTCGACATCAACGGCAAGCCGGTGGAACGCGAAGTCCGCACCGTGCAAGCCCACACTAACGCCGCCGAACTCGGCCCTTATCAGCACTACATGCAGAAAGAGATTTTCGAACAACCGCGCGCGATTGCCGATACGCTGGAAGGCGTGGCCGGCATCATGCCCGAACTATTCGGCGACCGTGCTGCCGGCGTATTCAAACAAATAGACTCGGTTCTGATCCTGGCTTGCGGCACCAGCTATTACGCCGGACTCACCGCCAAATACTGGCTGGAATCGATTGCCAAACTGCCAGTGAATGTCGAAATCGCCAGTGAATACCGCTATCGCGACAGTGTGCCCAATCCCGCGACACTGGTCGTCACCATTACGCAAAGCGGTGAAACCGCCGACACGCTCGCCGCGCTGAAACATGCACGATCGCTGGGAATGGAACACACGCTGACGGTCTGCAACGTCGCCTCCAGCGCCATGGTGCGCGAATGCGCGCTGGCTTACATCACGCGGGCGGGGGTTGAAATTGGCGTGGCCTCGACCAAAGCATTTACTACGCAACTGGTGGGCTTGTTTCTGCTCACGCTGGCATTAGCGCAAAGCAAAGGCCGTCTCAGCGATACCGAAGAAGCCGCGCATCTGAAAGCCTTGCGCCATTTACCGGCCGCACTGCAAAGCGTCCTCGCACTCGAACCACAGATCGCGGCATGGGCATCGGTCTTTGCGCGCAAGGAAAACGCACTCTTTCTAGGCCGCGGCCTGCATTACCCGATTGCATTGGAAGGCGCACTGAAGCTCAAGGAAATCACCTACATCCACGCCGAAGCCTACGCCGCAGGGGAACTGAAACACGGCCCTCTGGCGCTGGTAACGCATGAAATGCCGGTGGTAGTGATCGCCCCGAACGACGCCCTGATCGAAAAACTCAAATCGAACATGCAGGAAGTACGCGCACGCAGTGGCGAGCTGTATGTGTTTGCCGATGGCGATTCCTGCCTCGTTTCCAGCGAAGGTGTGCATGTAATCCGTTTGCCGGAACACTACGGCGTGCTGTCACCAATTCTGCATGTGGTCCCGCTGCAGTTGCTGGCGTACCATACTGCACTGGCGAGGGGAACGGATGTCGATAAGCCACGCAATCTGGCTAAATCTGTGACGGTGGAGTAA
- a CDS encoding ATP-binding protein translates to MSHTELISAEAPPPSPDVRPSQVEGIDEATWMEVIQKMDEVYSQLVNDEIVLEEKNEQLESSQQFIVSVLSAMSDVLVACNRIGDIEETNTALRELTGLDQSALHGMSIYKLLADSASIDCIRQVIEQTTPQRMSKVVEINLIHPLHGPMQVDVNCTQRLDGAGKHAGYVFVGRPMGEIKRAYQELSETHEELKRTQQQLLHSEKMASLGRLVAGVAHELNNPISFVLGNVHALKRYSERLALYVATLHESAPNAVAAPMREKLRIDHILNDLPSLIEGTLEGAQRTTDIVNGLKRFSAVDRDEQSKLDLNGVIERAIHWIGKGAAPTFTVHWTPGAELFVMGNTGKLLQVVMNLIQNACDAASDTRTAAPQLWITAQTNDQLVSIFLHDNGSGIFPDHLSRIFDPFFTTKPVGKGTGLGLSISYGIIEQHAGKLYARNHPEGGAEFVIELPLVTAN, encoded by the coding sequence ATGTCTCATACTGAATTGATTTCTGCAGAAGCGCCCCCCCCAAGCCCCGATGTTCGGCCATCACAGGTCGAAGGTATCGACGAGGCGACGTGGATGGAGGTGATCCAGAAAATGGATGAGGTGTATTCGCAGCTGGTCAATGACGAAATCGTTTTGGAGGAAAAAAACGAGCAGCTGGAAAGTTCACAGCAATTTATTGTGAGCGTACTGTCGGCGATGTCGGATGTGTTGGTTGCCTGTAATCGGATTGGCGACATTGAAGAAACCAATACCGCCCTGCGCGAACTGACCGGGCTGGACCAATCGGCTTTGCATGGGATGTCGATCTACAAGTTGCTGGCGGACTCTGCGAGCATTGACTGCATTCGACAGGTGATTGAGCAAACTACGCCGCAGCGCATGAGCAAGGTAGTGGAGATTAATCTGATCCATCCGCTGCACGGGCCGATGCAGGTCGATGTGAATTGTACGCAGCGACTCGATGGTGCGGGCAAACATGCCGGTTATGTGTTTGTGGGTCGCCCGATGGGGGAAATCAAGCGTGCTTATCAAGAGTTGAGTGAAACCCATGAGGAACTCAAGCGCACTCAGCAGCAATTACTCCATTCAGAAAAAATGGCGTCGCTCGGTCGACTGGTGGCGGGCGTCGCCCATGAGTTGAATAATCCCATCAGTTTCGTGCTGGGTAATGTGCATGCCTTAAAGCGGTATAGCGAACGGCTGGCCTTGTACGTGGCAACACTGCATGAGAGTGCGCCCAATGCGGTGGCGGCACCGATGCGTGAGAAGTTGCGCATCGATCACATCCTCAATGATCTGCCCTCCTTGATCGAAGGCACTCTGGAAGGGGCTCAGCGCACCACGGATATCGTTAATGGTCTCAAGCGATTTTCTGCGGTTGATCGTGACGAGCAAAGCAAGCTTGATCTGAACGGAGTCATTGAGCGAGCCATTCATTGGATAGGGAAGGGCGCTGCGCCTACCTTTACGGTGCACTGGACGCCAGGTGCAGAATTGTTCGTGATGGGAAATACGGGGAAATTATTGCAAGTGGTGATGAATCTTATCCAGAATGCCTGCGATGCGGCATCAGATACCCGTACCGCCGCGCCGCAGTTATGGATTACTGCGCAAACGAACGATCAGCTTGTTTCTATCTTCCTGCATGACAATGGCAGCGGCATTTTTCCGGACCATCTGTCGCGCATATTTGATCCGTTCTTCACGACGAAGCCGGTAGGCAAAGGCACGGGTCTGGGCCTTTCCATTAGTTACGGGATTATTGAGCAGCATGCTGGAAAACTGTATGCGCGCAATCATCCTGAGGGTGGCGCAGAGTTTGTGATTGAACTGCCTTTGGTGACGGCGAATTGA